tttgacgaaatttgagaatttgacgaaatttgaaaatttgacgaaaattgaaaatttgacaaaaattgaaaatttgacaaaaattgaaaatttgacgaaaattgaaaatttgacaaaaatcgaaaatttgacaaaaatcgaaaatttgacgagaatcaaaaattagaaaaaatttgacgaaaattgaaaatttgacgaaaattgaaaatttatcaaaattaaatttcaaaaatgtcggATAAAAACCTCACATGCCATACACGAAAAATTCAATCCTCCGTGCGAGTAATCCGAGTTTCACCCATTCCAAGgtcttcgaaaatttgaaaaaatttaaggaaaatcgaaaatttgacgaaaatcgaaaatttgacgaaaatcgaaaatttgacgaaaatcgaaaatttgacgaaaatcgaaaatttaacaaaattaaatttcaaaaatgtcggATAAAAACCTCACATACACCAAAAATTCACTCCTCCGTGCGAGGAGTCCGAGTTTCACCCATTCCGAGGTCCCGACTTGGTCGATTTgtgtagttttttttctccttaGACTTTTCTCGAGGACTTTTGTTTAAGCTACAACGTCAGACTATCCATACACGAGAAATATAATAGAAAAACCGTTCTTAACCCAACCCtcaaaaaaccatttaaaatgGCATTTCAAGGCCAAAAACCCAAAATATAGAATTTTCCTGTAGTACTTTAtggcaaaatttcatgaaggTCGGCTGTCCACTTACTGAGATAGCCCATCGATAGATAGACACATAGACACATACATACTCTAGTAAGTTGAAGGATTTTACTTGTTTGAAGAAAGTTGAAGaatttggtgaaattattatgaaaagtGATCactttcaaaacgatgtatctccggtaatttttAACCTCTACACTATAGTCTAGTTATAGTtcgtttttttcgtatttgaagcgagaatatgatgGAATAGGCTTTGTGGCGATGTAGATAAGTgtagaaataaaaaagttcaACTATGTCGGACCCAAGAGCATTCTTCGATTGCTTTTTTCTTACAGAAGGGGCTAGCGTCACAGACTCCGCTCCATAGACGGAGCATGATGAACTTTGATTGATCGATAGAACTTCACATATTTTTCaacataattttgtttctgatgaAGCTTATTTGAACTGTAAGAAAAAGCATGAATGTGAATGAACCTTGCGATAACAGAATGATTATTCAGTTGAAGTCCGTCGTGCAAGGAAATTCGATCGATCGATAAAATTTATCATGTTTTTCACCGTAATGTTGGTCAATGTAATGTTTTTAAAACGTCGTATTAGCTCTTTAAAATTAAAGCTACTGGACTTGCGACCGCAATACTCGTATATCGAATAACATTACGTCGCTATCTAAACAAGCAAAAAACGTTATAACTTTATCGTAAAAGTTTCATTTCAACATAATTCTCAAAACACATTATAACCTAGCGATGGGACGTGTGGGGGCGAGCAACCAAACATGTACTTCACTATGATGTTGATTATTGTAGCCCTCCTCAATTGGCCATTTCActctaaagaaaattaaattcttttcttGTAGGGGTGGATTTTTGATAGAGCTgacaatttaaagaaaatttgtatgctCAACATGAATAGAGAACCCGCaagtcaattttcatttcaatatcaTTCGCTAAATGTGCACAGTTGATTGACATATTATCTGTAtgacattttgaaaatcagcTGTTTGCATTTAGcgaattatatgaaaatgaaaattgttttgcggGACCTTTAACcgtgaatattttctttaaagttTCTTTAAATTGTCGGCTCTACCGAAAAAACTCAACAAAGCCcaacaacaaaagaattaaaattatcgAGTGAAATAAACTACCCCTCAAGGTCTATCATCATTCTAAAATATTAGTCCGTTCCGTTTCCGTTTGTCGagtaataaaaaagtttttttttaactttgagTTAATGGAGTGGATTTTTCTAATATCGCGACATGAGTCTCTTGATCAAGCCTTTAGAGCCGCGATGGGATGAATGGGTTTTAATGAGGAAAATTTCGTTCATTACTTGTCAGATTGTTCGATTGATATGTGATATCAAACACAAAAGTATCTGAGAAGAATCGATCTATTTCGGTTGGTAAAACATTTCACAAATTGACTCATAAAAATGTTCGTGAGCTACGAAGTAAAGACGTTTATTGACATTCAAATCGGGTctcttttacattttacaaaaaagaaatgctTTCAATCAAGCGTATTGATCTGGGCAACATCTGACACGTCTCCAACCAGGCGCGCAGTTGGTGGAACCACCGCATGGAATTGGATATTCACCTCCACTAAATTGACCCATGCACGCTGAAGCGGCACTTTGAGCTGCGGCATAGCAAACAGTCTCGACACATCCtggaacttttatttttgcattttgaaaGGGTTAGTGTAGGGGGAAGGAATTCCACTTTTAACTTACAGCTTTTTCTGCAAAGTTGTCGTTGACCTAGACAAAAAACTCCACAACATCCAGCGCCACCAACAGATGTCCACTGTGCATCGAAATCATTTTTGCATTGCGCATCCGGATCAACGAAACCTGTCCAACAAGTAGGAGTGACTTGTTCTTCAGCATCTGAAATGATAACACGGATTAATGCTGTAGATGCCTATGTGACGAAAGCCccaaaaaaatagaattggaATGTTTGTTGTGCATAgtcttaaaataaatatacTAACCGAGTGCTGGTGCACAACTTCCAACAATTTCCAGACCAAACGTTTCGGAGCGATGGACCTTGGTTAATTGTATTCCCTCGTGCATCAAGTTTGTATCTTCCAACATTTCTCCAAAGTTTTTGGTCTCCTTGACAGACTCTAACGTGATGCCCATGTGTTCAAAGAAGCCCATTGCAGGGCTTGTTGCATAGACTGATTGAATGGTGAACTCGTTCAGATCGCCCGAAATAACAATACGAGTACGGGCAGCCGGATTGCTTGAGGCGTTCATCTCATCTGatgaattcaaatttgttttcccAAGGCTATgttccatacaatttttcaagtTTCTTGTCTTTTCGATCTGGATAAAGTCTTCTACTCCTTTATGATGTGCCAATGCGGGATGTGATCGCAGCAAGTAGTTCGGAAATGGAGAAATGTCGTATGAAGTTTCGCAGTTACCGAACACGGTTGGTTCCATTACTTTATAGGAAACGTTGTTCTCTGTGGTTGGGTCTTCATCCGAACTCGACAGATTATTCTCTGGCTTGGTGTTAACTTGGAGTTGGCTAACGATGGCCTTCAACTGATTCATTTCGTTGGAGGTTAACGATGAATCGACAGATAGCGAACGAATCATGCCATCTTCCAAatggattttaaattgttgtccaTTCAGCTTCCATTCGTCAAATTCCTGCATCATTTCGCTCATGTCTGTCCCGTCTCCCGGAAATGGTTCGTTCGTTTTTCCATAAATTGCATTGCTGATTTTCCCATTCAAAAGACTGTCTGACTGTGGCTCAATACTTAAGCATGCCTGAGCAGCTGTACCTGTCTCCTTGTTGGTTTTCGTATAAATTTGCAACTTATACTGGTACTCTTTGCCTTCTTTCCATGCACTATTGCCGGCGGCAACGAGTCCAACTTGAaagtcaaaatgaaaaattaaagatcCGAGATCCGACAACTGATAAATTAGTATTCTCACTCACTAGAGACTAAGATCAACGATAGAGTCAATTGCATGATTACCAACACTTTTATAATGTCTTAACACCCTGCGCAGACGAAGGGAAACTGATGAATTGTTGAGGACTCCTCGGATTTTTATAGAgaaattttgctaaattttgcTAAAAACTCGAAAAATCAATAACATCAGATTATGTTGATCAACAGCCACGTGTTCTTTATCAGCGATCATGATCATCTGTAAGAAAAATAATGTCGACGAACCCATAATATTGATGCGATAACAAAATGATTATTCAATTGGCGTGCACCGTGTAGTGAACTTCTAGATCGATCGATAGAATTTCACACGTGTTTTAACGATAACGTTTTTCGATGTTACAAGTGATGTAGTCGCAAGTCCATTCCCAATTAGTTTTGGTTCTTCGAATGCTAATTTCAACTGCTGTACTTGCGACTACACCGATTGCACCACTGTTGTAATGTCGACAACAATTCGAGTAACATTAACCACTTTTACTGTTTGTCTATCTTATGATCGACCAATTCAAATTTACGCTGAAATCCGTAGTAATTCAAAGTATGCCCTGCTGAGGACATTACCGTTACGGTACTCCGTTTTGATAATGTCGATAATGCACATGTGCAGACGAAGAATTCTATTTTATACATATATCCTGTTACAGGCGGCAAActtatgaccagtattattatcgggtccttcaatttttttgacatGCGTTTTACTAtaataaaggaccatattatgCGAcacttgtcattatttttgtcgtcgttatcgataacggaTGAATAGCGGTATGCGACAGGTTATAGATTATACGTCTATCAATTTCGTAAACGTGAGATAAGTTAGTATGTAgacaaaaaaatcgacaaagacTGATCTTTTCGTCTGAATGTAGTACAACCTTTTATGAATTGAAGAAGTTGTGAATGCTCCAGTGAACCTTAGACACGAATTTGCTTcagatgtttttcagctggtccactcgtACAAAAAAGTGCTTATACGGTTGAAACTGTTAAGCGCACCTGCGTATTAGtgaaaccgtataaagacttACGAGCTCTGTTTGTATAACcaacagctgaagaaaattcatgtcGAAATTTCAATGACGTCCCCTGCAGATATTTCTGAATTCTCTTTGGTCAAAACGGTGCACATTTGGTGCTGATGTGTCCATCAAACAGTTTTAACGAAATGTGGGAAATCTAACGAATTTTATCTGTAGTTCCGGtctgaaacaaatgaaaaacgaatCCTCAATTTTTGCAAGGTTTTCAATATAAATCCCAAAGCTTTTGACAATAAATAACTGCTGGTGCTATGCTTGCAGTCTATAAATTGTTGCTAACAAATTGTTACCGCCATAGTGACTATAATTAGCATCACATTCCATCGACATTAGACAAGACAAAACCGAGTGGCATTTGAACATAACACAACTTTATATCGGCTAGCTAAAAGCTTATCTTTGTGACTAACAGGGAGTCAAAGTCAATGTCTGTTTGCTTTTTTCTAACTGACCTCTGAAGTGATTGAGAAAATCGTTAACATTGTGTAGAGAGTACCATATGTTCTAACAAAGGAAAGGAGCTTGACGAAAGCAGTTGATCGATTCACTattgaattatttaataattaaatcgGGATTGCTATAGggataaaatatgcaaatcagttttacttaaaaatattttcacgcaaCAAAAACTTTCACgcgttacaaaaaattttccccgTTTGAAGAACGTATCCACGACGTAAACAggcaaaagtaaataaatcaCGCGTCAAATAACGCATGAAAGTGAAAAGAATGTCGCGCATTCGTCCTAATTTTTCCTCAGTAGAACCAATAATATCTCTTGAGGAACCTAGACAAAAGGTCCCACTTGAAACATGACACACAGACTGTTGAAGAATCGTTAGTAAGAACGcgtgaaacaattttcatttcaatgcgttatttgacgcgttaatttttttcccgtttgcgTCGTCGATGCATCCGTTAAACtgggaaacttttttttaacgcgtgaacatttttgatgcttggaaaattcacttttgacgcataaaaatatttaaatattttgtcgttATAGTAATCCCGAGCAAAGTCGATGGTACCCCACATTTAagacttcaaaaaaaaaaacgcctcCACATAATAGAGTAAGATAAAGGGAACTAAACCGACCAAAATAACTTCCAGCAGTCAAtcacaataaaattgatggaaCGGTAAGTATTTTGTGTATAGTAAAAGGCATcaagaattatttattgaagcACCCCGTGTCCGTGTGTGTATGGTATACACAAGCTgctaataaaataatttccgataaatttttgcagaaatgaaaaatcacaaaataaattcagagTTTGATAAAAAGAACCAGAAAATAATCGCCAGGTTTCATTGGCTGAAAGAATTGATAACACTTTAAGGTAGAAATCGTATAATTTTCTATTACGAGCTCCGATAAATAATCATTTTGTCGATTTGGCCAGTTTACGCGAGACCAGCAATTCGTGCATTGCTATACGGAATTGGtgtttttaaaacattttaaattttaataaaatcatcgGATCAATCAatttatcgtaaattgttACATTGAGTTTGGTCATTCAACCAGACTGGCCTCACgcacagaaaaataattcatcgACGGCCTAACTATGTCGCCTAGTCGAGATCACGTAAGGATTAAActtgagaaaatatttgttgcatTACTCACAACTATGGTGATGGTGATGAGATAGTGGCCTgaaattatttccaatttgTGTCTATGTGTGAGTGTAAACTACATCCGTGTATATTGTGTTTCACTCCACATACGCACCGTTTTCGATTCGATACCAATAAGACAAAGGAAGGCGACAATGTGATATAACttggaaataataaaatgaaaattatcttGATTTCGTCATTAATAACGTTCGCTATCGATGATTATACcagaattgaattgaattttttttttctttaattgagAGCGATAAGCTCGTAGATTTTTCTATGCGATTGTATGACAAGCTAATTAAAGTTTACCtgaggtttttgttttttcaaatgtttcgaTGCAGTGCGATGacgaatttatatgaaaacaatCGAATTCAGTGAATTTTAGTGATATTTTTGAGCAGTAacttttttgggaaaacattttcttttaattgtcctcgttttccagaattttcatatattttccagtattttcccacatttttccagaaaaaagtttttttttggaaaattcaggaaaatgtaggaaaattgttcaacattttctagcattttcctatatttttccggattttttttttttaaattacagtcaaaggcagtcaattttcagcataaatttgcttcagctgtttttcagctgatccacacataaaatcaaaactggttttccttgttcatacggttgaaagacgtataaacggttgtgattgtttgtatggatcagctgaaaaacagctgaagcaaatttatgctgaaaattgactgcctttgactgtaaggaaaatgtaggaaaattcaagaaaacatttttccacatttttacgaaactttttgttttgaaaaactatGGAAAATGTGGGAAGATTC
The sequence above is drawn from the Bradysia coprophila strain Holo2 unplaced genomic scaffold, BU_Bcop_v1 contig_200, whole genome shotgun sequence genome and encodes:
- the LOC119075335 gene encoding vitellogenin-1-like, whose protein sequence is MQLTLSLILVSIGLVAAGNSAWKEGKEYQYKLQIYTKTNKETGTAAQACLSIEPQSDSLLNGKISNAIYGKTNEPFPGDGTDMSEMMQEFDEWKLNGQQFKIHLEDGMIRSLSVDSSLTSNEMNQLKAIVSQLQVNTKPENNLSSSDEDPTTENNVSYKVMEPTVFGNCETSYDISPFPNYLLRSHPALAHHKGVEDFIQIEKTRNLKNCMEHSLGKTNLNSSDEMNASSNPAARTRIVISGDLNEFTIQSVYATSPAMGFFEHMGITLESVKETKNFGEMLEDTNLMHEGIQLTKVHRSETFGLEIVGSCAPALDAEEQVTPTCWTGFVDPDAQCKNDFDAQWTSVGGAGCCGVFCLGQRQLCRKSFPGCVETVCYAAAQSAASACMGQFSGGEYPIPCGGSTNCAPGWRRVRCCPDQYA